A section of the Oncorhynchus gorbuscha isolate QuinsamMale2020 ecotype Even-year linkage group LG06, OgorEven_v1.0, whole genome shotgun sequence genome encodes:
- the LOC124037380 gene encoding unconventional myosin-Vc-like, which translates to MEEVLRKQKNTENEAKARFSQEASRLTAENMDFEEQLDMKDRLIRKLRNQMKSLQTSEEANQTPAPTITNEYLGMLEYKREDEAKLIQYVILDLKPRGVNMIPNMAAQLLFMCVH; encoded by the exons ATGGAGGAGGTGCTCAGGAAGCAGAAGAACACAGAGAACGAGGCCAAGGCCAGATTCAGTCAGGAGGCATCACGACTCACTGCAGAGAacatg GACTTTGAAGAGCAGCTCGACATGAAGGACAGGTTGATAAGGAAGCTGCGAAACCAAATGAAGAGCCTTCAAACATCAGAGGAAG CCAATCAAACACCAGCGCCCACTATTACCAACGAATACCTTGGCATGTTGGAATACAAGAGGGAGGATGAAGCCAAGCTCATTCAATACGTCATTCTGG ACCTGAAGCCCAGAGGAGTTAACATGATCCCCAACATGGCTGCTCAGCTTCTCTTCATGTGTGTCCATTAA
- the LOC124037379 gene encoding unconventional myosin-Vc-like produces the protein MYHILSCLKQYSGEEEFMKQNTPRQKKNCLQNFDLSEHRQIFSDLAIRIYHQFISVMEKALMPMIVPCMLEHESLQDVSSMKPTGFRKRSSSIYEDQEIYTIYSLLQQLSLYHSTMSQHGMEEGLVRQAVKQTFFLVGADTLNNILLRKDMCSCRKGMQIRCNISHLEAWLKEKDLEQGTMATLKPLCQAAWLLQVNKTTDDDIKDITEQCSELSPVQIVKILNSYTPTDDFEKRVAPSFVRKIQGLLQDREGGSSQLMLDTQYHFQVTFPFTPSSQALELLEIPSSLRLGFLTRI, from the exons ATGTATCACATTCTCAGCTGCCTGAAACAGTACAGTGGAGAAGAG GAGTTTATGAAACAGAACACTCCGCGTCAGAAGAAGAACTGCTTGCAGAATTTTGACTTGTCTGAACACAGACAGATCTTCAGTGATCTGGCCATCCGTATCTACCACCAGTTTATATCTGTTATGGAGAAGGCTCTTATGCCCATGATCG TTCCCTGTATGCTGGAGCACGAGAGTCTCCAGGACGTGTCTAGTATGAAACCTACAGGTTTCCGTAAGCGTTCCAGCAGCATCTATGAGGACCAGGAGATCTACACCATCTACTCTCTCCTCCAGCAGCTCAGTCTGTACCACAGCACTATGAGTCAGCACGGCATGGAGGAGGGGCTGGTCAGacag GCTGTGAAACAGACCTTCTTCCTGGTGGGTGCGGACACACTCAACAACATCCTGCTACGCAAAGACATGTGCTCCTGTAGGAAGGGCATGCAGATCAG GTGTAACATCAGTCACCTGGAGGCGTGGCTAAAGGAGAAAGACCTAGAGCAGGGTACTATGGCTACTCTGAAGCCTCTGTGTCAGGCTGCCTGGCTACTGCAGGTCAACAAGACCACTGATGACGACATCAAAGACATCACAGAGCAATGCTCAGAACTCAGCCCTGTACAG ATTGTCAAGATTTTGAACTCTTACACGCCCACTGATGATTTTGAGAAAAGGGTAGCACCGTCGTTCGTCCGCAAAATTCAG GGCTTGCTCCAAGACCGTGAGGGGGGATCCTCCCAGCTGATGCTGGATACCCAGTATCATTTCCAAGTCACCTTCCCCTTCACCCCGTCCTCTCAGGCCCTGGAGCTACTGGAGATACCATCTAGCCTCAGACTGGGCTTCCTCACCAGGatataa
- the gnb5a gene encoding guanine nucleotide-binding protein subunit beta-5a: protein MRFSINPEMATQEVQPNETLTNLKAESDTLKTKLEDERAKLHDVELHQVAEKVDGLGQFIMKTRRTLKGHGNKVLCMDWCKDKRRIVSSSQDGKVIVWDAFTTNKEHAVTMPCTWVMACAYAPSGCAVACGGLDNKCSVYPLSLDKNENLAAKKKSVAMHTNYLSACSFTNSDMQILTSSGDGTCALWDVESGQLLQSFHGHAADVLCLDLAPSETGNTFVSGGCDKKANVWDMRSGQCIQSFETHESDINSVRYYPSGDAFASGSDDATCRLYDLRADREVAIYSKESIIFGASSVDFSLSGRLLFGGYNDYTINVWDVLKGTRVSILFGHENRVSTLRLSPDGTAFCSGSWDHTLRIWA, encoded by the exons ATGAGATTTTCCATAAACCCTGAAATGGCTACACAGGAGGTTCAACCGAATGAGACTCTCACTAACCTAAAAGCAGAATCGGATACGTTGAAAACGAAGCTGGAGGACGAAAGAGCGAAACTGCACGATGTCGAAC TCCACCAGGTGGCAGAGAAAGTGGATGGACTGGGCCAATTTATCATGAAGACCCGGCGTACTCTGAAGGGACATGGCAACAAAGTTCTCTGCATGGACTGGTGTAAGGACAAGAGGAGGATCGTCAGCTCATCACAG GATGGGAAAGTGATTGTATGGGATGCCTTCACCACTAACAAG GAGCACGCGGTGACCATGCCATGCACCTGGGTGATGGCCTGTGCCTACGCCCCCTCTGGATGTGCAGTAGCCTGTGG TGGTCTGGACAACAAGTGCTCTGTGTACCCTCTGTCCTTGGACAAGAATGAGAACCTGGCAGCGAAGAAGAAGTCTGTCGCCATGCACACCAACTACTTATCTGCCTGTAGCTTCACTAACTCAGACATGCAG ATCCTGACGTCGAGCGGAGACGGAACCTGTGCATTATGGGATGTGGAGAGTGGTCAGCTGTTACAGAGTTTCCATGGACACGCCGCCGATGTTCTATGTCTCGACCTAGCTCCTTCTGAGACCGGCAACACCTTCGTCTCTGGA GGCTGTGACAAGAAGGCCAACGTATGGGACATGCGCTCAGGCCAGTGCATCCAGTCCTTCGAAACCCACGAATCAGACATCAACAGCGTCAG GTACTACCCCAGTGGAGATGCATTTGCCTCAGGCTCCGATGACGCTACA TGTCGTCTCTATGACCTGAGGGCAGACAGAGAAGTGGCCATTTATTCCAAAGAGAGCATCATATTTGGTGCCTCCAGTGTTGACTTCTCTCTCAGTG GCCGGCTACTGTTCGGTGGCTACAACGACTACACCATCAACGTGTGGGATGTCTTGAAGGGGACGAGGGTGTCCATCCTGTTTGGACACGAGAACCGTGTCAGCACTCTGCGTCTGTCTCCTGACGGAACAGCCTTCTGCTCGGGGTCATGGGACCACACTCTCAGG ATCTGGGCTTAA